The DNA window GTTCGTATTCGGGATGTCCGGGAATATTTCAAAGGCTCATGTCGTAGCAGCAACAGGCCAGGTTGACTCAACTGGAAATGTTGCTGTCACCTACCAGGGAGGACAGGATGCAGCTCAAGTTCAGAGTATGAACGTAACTTTTGATGCAGGAAATACCAATGTCGTCAAACCTCTTCCAATAACTGTAGGGTCATCAGTATCAGGTATTAAGGGCCATACTGTCGTTGCCGCTACATTCAAGGATGGCTCTACGTCAGTCATTCTGGATACCACTTACTGAATTTCTTAAATTATTCTTTTTTCAAAGATATGAGATGAATATCACTGATCTATTAAATCTACGATCTAGAGGGCAGAGATGTGCGTGTAAAGACAGAAATTCTCCTGATCGTATCAATTCTCAACATTATTCCATTCACAATCATTATCATCGGGGACTGGCTGGGTGCCAGCATCCAATCTCCATGGTTCACCTATATCATCTCTTACCAAGGCACAAGCCTGATTTCTGCCTACTCAAACCTGGGATATGTCACTTCAGGAATCCTCTCCCCCAAATCCACCATCTCGATCGTCCTCTGGGAAACCGGCACCGTCCTTCTCGCAGCTGCAACCTGTCTGCTGTTCTATGAACACACCAACGCATCTCCCCGCCATAAAGTTTCCGGCACCCTGACGATCCTCGCCGGCATCGCAATGCTCGCCTCGCTGGTGCAGCAGTACGGCCCCCTCCTCCATGGGCCGGCCGGCATCGCCATCCCGGTCGGGCTGCCGCTCGTTTTTGCCGTCGGGTGGTGGGTGTACAGGTACGAGGAACCTGTCGATCCATCACCTGCCGGTGAACAAGCAGCCGGTGAGGGAGAACAGGAACTGCAATAAGTTCTCACCAGCGGGATCCTCCGTCCTATCCAGAGGAAGAACCTACCGACAGTTCATCCACTACATACCGATCCATCCCATTATCCCCGAATCCCAAAAAAATATCGGACGGATTCCAATTCGAAGTATATATATTCTAACATGGCGTTGGTTCACTCAATCGGAA is part of the Methanosphaerula palustris E1-9c genome and encodes:
- a CDS encoding type IV pilin — its product is MKMTRNEDAVSPVIGVILMVAVTVILAAVIAAFVFGMSGNISKAHVVAATGQVDSTGNVAVTYQGGQDAAQVQSMNVTFDAGNTNVVKPLPITVGSSVSGIKGHTVVAATFKDGSTSVILDTTY